From a single Verrucomicrobiota bacterium genomic region:
- a CDS encoding DNA-binding protein, translating to MFGKENRKPGGPDLLHSEKIVTERKVFFLDLKENDRGQFVKITEDVRGHRDTILVPAEYLDDFIEALQRIAEESDNLSEED from the coding sequence ATGTTTGGCAAAGAGAATCGGAAGCCGGGTGGGCCGGATCTTCTGCACTCGGAGAAGATCGTAACCGAGCGAAAAGTCTTCTTCTTGGATCTCAAGGAGAACGATCGCGGCCAGTTCGTGAAAATCACCGAAGACGTCCGCGGGCATCGCGATACCATTTTGGTGCCAGCGGAGTATCTCGATGATTTTATTGAGGCCCTCCAGCGAATCGCAGAAGAGAGCGATAACCTCTCAGAAGAGGACTAA
- a CDS encoding permease produces the protein MPFWGDFLRAIHELLNQMWWGLLMGILALTLLRHVPRELVVGLLGRSGGLAGILRATAAGLLLDLCNHGILLVAAKLYERGASLGQTFAFLIASPWNSLSTTLVLWALLGWQWTMVVVLLSAAVAIVTGCLVEVLVAKGKVAPHPHRVALPEDFHWARAARAAFRQIRPSWRGAGRALWEGCQESRMILRWLFLGAILAAALRGGWSAESYQTWLGPSLLGLGLTLVAATLIEVCSEGSSPLAADLFHRAQAPGNGFTFLMAGAATDYTELMVLREATGRWRLALLLPLLTVPQVLVLAWVLNQLPSVSS, from the coding sequence GTGCCTTTTTGGGGCGACTTCCTTCGCGCAATCCATGAGCTGCTCAACCAGATGTGGTGGGGCCTGCTCATGGGAATCTTGGCTCTCACGCTGCTGCGGCACGTCCCTCGGGAACTGGTGGTCGGCCTTCTTGGACGCTCGGGAGGCCTAGCTGGGATTCTGCGCGCCACCGCGGCCGGCCTCTTGCTGGATCTCTGCAACCACGGAATCCTGCTGGTGGCGGCCAAGCTCTACGAGCGCGGGGCCAGCCTTGGGCAGACCTTCGCCTTTCTCATCGCCAGCCCGTGGAACTCGCTCTCGACCACCCTCGTGCTCTGGGCCCTGCTCGGTTGGCAGTGGACGATGGTGGTGGTGCTGCTCTCGGCCGCCGTGGCGATCGTGACGGGTTGCCTGGTGGAAGTTCTGGTTGCCAAAGGAAAGGTCGCTCCCCATCCCCACCGGGTGGCTTTGCCGGAGGACTTTCACTGGGCGCGGGCGGCCCGGGCGGCGTTTCGTCAAATCCGGCCCAGTTGGCGAGGAGCGGGCCGGGCGCTTTGGGAAGGCTGCCAGGAATCACGGATGATTCTGCGGTGGCTCTTTTTGGGAGCCATCCTGGCCGCGGCCCTGCGCGGGGGGTGGAGTGCAGAAAGCTATCAGACTTGGTTGGGGCCCTCCCTTCTCGGCCTGGGGCTCACTCTGGTGGCGGCCACCTTGATCGAGGTTTGTTCGGAAGGCTCCAGCCCCTTGGCGGCCGACCTCTTTCACCGGGCCCAGGCACCGGGAAATGGCTTCACCTTTCTCATGGCTGGGGCCGCCACCGATTACACCGAGCTGATGGTCCTGCGGGAAGCGACGGGGCGTTGGCGGCTCGCGCTCTTGCTCCCCTTGTTGACGGTGCCGCAGGTCCTGGTGCTGGCTTGGGTCCTCAATCAGCTCCCCTCAGTCAGCTCCTGA